The Halovivax ruber XH-70 genome includes the window TCGACGTGGCCAGCCCATCCATCCTTCTATCGCGGCGATTGGTCGTCGTTCGGGCCCGACTCGCGTCTAGAGTTGTTCCCAGGCGTCTTCGTCGTCGGGATCGATGTCCGTCGGCGGACCGCCCGGACCGACGGGGCCGTCGGCCGGTGCCGATCCGGGGGCGGCTGGTGGCGCCCCGGCGGTGTCCTCGGCTCCGCCGGTGGTGTCCTCCAGATTCATGTTCGGCCAGGCGGTCTCCTCCCAGAGGCCGCGGTCGGTGTAGTAGTAGACGACGTCGTCCGAGACGACCGCGAACAGGCCGCGCTGGCGATCGTGGACCACCCGTTCGCTCGTGTCGATGGCGACGTCGACGACGTCCTCCAGCGTGTCCAGTGCGATGTGGTGGTCGCCGATCCACATGGGGATCGAGCCGCGGGAGATCCACTCGGCGTACCGGCGTTCGTGGACCGCCCGGCGAGCCGACTTCTCGTCGATCGGGCGGCGCCGGTCGAGTCCCCAGGCCGCGCCGAGTGAGAGCGTCCCGACGACAGCCAGTAGGCCGACGAGCGCCGTCGAGCGCGGCTCTGACTCGGTCACGAGCGCGTATTGCGGATGCGTCTCCTCGTGGGATGGGACGGGCTGGGCGAGCCAGAACGCGCGTTCGGTCGCGACGAGTTCCGTCTCGATCGTGAACGCGTCGGCGGTCGTCCCCGTGTCGTACTCCGTCTCGACGACGGCGACGACGCGGACGTCGCCCACACCGGCGACCTCGCGCTCGATCTCGCCCATCCGGTCGCGGACGGCGGCGACGTCGACGTCGACCGAACTGCTGGCGACGCCGTCGCGTACTCTCGGTGCCTGTCTACTGAGCTGGCTCGTCTCGTTCCAGAAGACTGCGCCGTCGCGCACGGCCTCGTATCGGAGCGTGACGTCGTGATAGACGCTCGCGTCGTTCGTCGGGACGGTCGTCCGTGGCGTGAGCGTCAGCGTCTCCGTCGCGTTCGTGAGGTAGACCGGTTCGTCTTCGAGGACCGTCCCTTCGGGCCAGAGCCCGCCGGTCTCGACGATCGCTTCGGTCCCGACCTCGGTCGAGACGCGGTCGGTGCCCGTCTGCTGGGTCGTCGTGGTCGTCTCCGGCGAGGCGACCGCCCAGCCGGATAGTGCGAGCGCGACGACGCCGCAGACGGCCAGCGCGACGAGTAACGTCCGGCCGTACCGAGCGACGAGCAGGTCGATTCGTGGATTGTCGATCATTGTTCCCATCCCGTCGGGCCTC containing:
- a CDS encoding DUF5305 domain-containing protein; the protein is MIDNPRIDLLVARYGRTLLVALAVCGVVALALSGWAVASPETTTTTQQTGTDRVSTEVGTEAIVETGGLWPEGTVLEDEPVYLTNATETLTLTPRTTVPTNDASVYHDVTLRYEAVRDGAVFWNETSQLSRQAPRVRDGVASSSVDVDVAAVRDRMGEIEREVAGVGDVRVVAVVETEYDTGTTADAFTIETELVATERAFWLAQPVPSHEETHPQYALVTESEPRSTALVGLLAVVGTLSLGAAWGLDRRRPIDEKSARRAVHERRYAEWISRGSIPMWIGDHHIALDTLEDVVDVAIDTSERVVHDRQRGLFAVVSDDVVYYYTDRGLWEETAWPNMNLEDTTGGAEDTAGAPPAAPGSAPADGPVGPGGPPTDIDPDDEDAWEQL